A stretch of the Gracilinanus agilis isolate LMUSP501 chromosome 4, AgileGrace, whole genome shotgun sequence genome encodes the following:
- the TADA1 gene encoding transcriptional adapter 1 yields MATFVSELEAAKKNLSEALGDNVKQYWANLKLWFKQKISKEEFDLEAHRLLTQENVHSHNDFLLAILTRCQILVSAPEGAGSLPWTGGSAAKPGKPKGKKKLSSVRQKFDHRFQPQNPLLGAQQFVAKDPQDDDDLKLCSHTMMLPTRGQLEGRMIVTAYEHGLDNVTEEAVTAVVYAVENHLKDILTSVVSRRKAYRLRDGHFKYAFGSNVNPQPYLKNSVVAYNNLIECPPAYSVPSVGQNPASHPPPDDAEQQAALLLACSGDTLPASLPPVNMYDLFEALQVHREVIPTHTVYALNIERIIMKLWHPNHEELQQDKIHRQRLATREGLLLC; encoded by the exons ATGGCGACCTTTGTGAGCGAGCTGGAGGCGGCCAAGAAGAACCTGAGCGAGGCGCTGGGCGACAACGTGAAACA ATATTGGGCTAACCTGAAATTGTGGTTCAAGCAGAAGATCAGCAAAGAAGAATTTGACTTGGAAGCTCATCGGCTCCTTACACAGGAAAATG TACATTCCCACAATGATTTCCTCTTGGCTATTCTCACTCGTTGTCAGATTTTGGTTTCTGCACCAG agGGTGCTGGGTCATTACCCTGGACAGGAGGTTCTGCAGCTAAACCTGGAAaacccaaaggaaagaaaaagctttCTTCAGTTCGACAGAAATTTGAT CATAGATTCCAGCCCCAGAATCCACTGTTGGGAGCACAGCAGTTTGTGGCAAAGGATCCGCAAGATGATGATGATTTGAAACTTTGTTCTCATACAATGATGCTTCCTACTCGTGGCCAGTTGGAAGGGAGGATGATAGTAACTGCGTATGAACATGGACTGGACAATGTCACCGAAGAGGCAGTGACTGCTGTTGTATATGCTGTGGAG aatcACCTTAAAGATATTCTGACATCAGTGGTATCAAGAAGAAAGGCTTACCGCTTACGAGATGGTCATTTTAAATATGCTTTTGGAAGCAATGTGAATCCACAGCCTTACCTAAAGAATAGTGTAGTAGCTTACAATAACTTAATTGAATG CCCTCCAGCATATTCAGTTCCTTCTGTTGGTCAGAATCCAGCTTCCCACCCTCCTCCAGATGATGCTGAGCAGCAGGCAGCTCTCCTATTAGCTTGTTCAGGGGATACTTTGCCAGCCTCACTGCCTCCTGTAAATATGTATGATCTTTTTGAAGCTTTACAG GTGCACAGAGAAGTGATTCCTACACATACGGTATATGCTTTGAACATTGAAAGGATCATAATGAAACTCTGGCACCCAAATCATGAAGAGCTACAACAAGATAAAATTCATCGGCAACGTTTGGCAACAAGAGAGGGGCTGCTTCTCTGCTGA